The DNA segment GAAATGAAAGCCATCGTGACCTCGCAATAGCAAAGAAAGTTAGCCCATAACGTATGAATTTACCGACCAGATTGTGGCGGCTGTCGGAGCCGAGTGGAAAGAATGGAGACGGGACCAAAATGCCCGTCCCGCACTCGGGCCGACGAAGGCGTGTGCGTCTTCTGGTGATACGTCCGTTCGAACTCGATACTCCGGAACTGAAAACAAATGGTGGAGGATCAGTTCACGAGACGGACCGATCACGTCTCGTATCCGGTCCGAACGAGCAGGAGAACAATCTGAGTCCGGGCTCGCACACTGCGTGTCGATCGTTCTGTAATCGAGCGAGACCGAGAACGGCTCTTCGCGGGTGGCATCCGCAGGCGGTGGCCGGAGCCCCCACTCGAGTGATCTAGTACCCGAGTTGGGCGCGGATCAGCACGACGGTCGTCCGCCCCTCCTCGAGTTCCTGTCGGAAGATGAGCTGTTTGGCCATCGCCGAGTCGACACCGTAGGTTTCCTTGGCGCGTTCGTTTTCGAGCGGATAGGCCACCGACTCGAGGCGGTCGAGGGCATCGTCCAGCGTCGGGACGATCTTGTTCACGCCGCTGACGATGACGACGTTGCTCGCGGCGAAGGGGTAGGCGCCGATCCGACTGCCCGAGCGGTCGGCGGCGACGAGTTCACCCGTTTCCGCGATCGCGTTGATACCGCCGAGGAAGTAGTCGGCCGTCTGCGACGCGCGCCGAGCCGCCTGGCGCTCGGCGTCGTCCTCGATACTCCAGATCTCGTCGGGGAGGCTCTCCCACTCGTGGTCGCCCTCGGAGAGGTACTCGACGAAGCCGATCTCTTCGAGCGTCGTCGAGTGACCGTTCATTACCGTTGCGCCATGGGGGACGTGTGACTGTATCGCCTCCAGGGCGTGTTCGGCCGAGTCGACGACTACCACGTCGAAACCGTTCGATTCGAGGGTGTCGACGGTCTCCTCGATCGTTTCGTCGGCCGGAAGGTCGTCGAGCGAAGCGTCGATATCCGTCTCGGGTGCGTAGTCTGATTTCTGTTGAGACATGCCGGATAACCGTACCAGGAGTAGCCGCGAGACCCTCATAAGCGCTCGCGGACACGCCCGTCGGGAAGTTGCATCGGTGATACCGGTATCGTCGAGACGATCTCCCACGTGGCCGGGGATCACAGGGTCTTCTTCGTCAGTCCACTTCTTCGATCCAGCCGAACCACGGCAGGTGGCCACCCACTCGAAGGAAGTACCCTCGGCCGTCCGGGGTGAGACCAATCGCTCGTATCACATCACGATGGCAGACGGCCCGTCACATACGGATCGCCGAACACGACGCGGCGTTCGACGACCCGCTCGCTGGCCAGCGGCGACGGGAGCAACCGCTATCGCCTGGACACGGTCCATCGAACCACCCCACTCTAAACCCCTGTCGTTCAGACACGTTCACATGGACGAGATCCGATCAGCGAACCGTCGGCTCTGGGACGAGTGGAGCGACGACTTCCAGGCGCTGTGGAACGCGAACACCGCCGACGGCGAACACCCGCCGGCGCCGAATCCGTTCGCCGACGATGCGCCCGGCGGAAGCCAGCCCGACCTCCTGCCGACCGTCGAGGGACTCGACGTCGTCGAACTGGGTTGCGGGGGTGGGCAGGGGAGCGTCGGCGCCGCGATTGACGGCGCCGACACCGTCGTCGGTGTGGACTTCTCCGCGGCGCAGCTCGAACACGCGCGACACCTTCGGAACCACTACGGCGTGGACGCGCGGTTCGTCCGCGGCGACGTGACGGCCCTGCCGCTGCCCGACGATTCGTTCGACGCCGCGTTCTCCGGTTGGGTCTTCCAGATGGTTCCCAATCTCGACGCGTGTCTGTCGGAGGCCCACCGGGTGCTTCGACCCGACGGCGTGCTGGTCTTCAGCGTGCCGCACCCGGTCTACGAGTGCTTCGACCCTGAGACGGGCCAATTCAGACGGAGCTACCACGCTGACCCCCGACGAACGATCACGATCGACGACGCGTACGAGTCGGACCTGGTCGTCTTCGACAGGGCGGTGGGCGAACTCCACGACGCGGCGGAAGCGGCGGGATTCGACGTACGTCGGGTCCTCGAACCCGAGGGTGACGACACCGGCTCCGACGATACAGCGGCCGACGACACCGGGTCTGACGACGAGGGCGACGACGGCCCGCCGGTGAGCGATCGCCAGGACCTGACGGCGCTGGTGCCGCAAACGCTTCGCTTCTGGGCGACGGTGCGCTGATCAACGGACCCGGATGCGTCTGGAGGTCACCACGAGACCGCGACGACGACCGCCCCGCTGCCGAGATCGACGAGGAGCCACGGACGCGGCTCGCGTCTGGTTCTCGATTCGAAAGCGGCGTGCTCACTCCATCGCGAGCGTCCACTCGCCGTCCGCTCGCACGCCGACCCAGCCGATCCCCTCGTACTGGAACGCCGTCTCGATCCCATCGACCGCGCCGATCTCGTTGAACACCAGCTCGCTGAACCCGCCGAACTGGCCCACCTCCATGGGAACGACTTCGACGATGAAGTTGCCCTCGCCGGTGTGTGACCCGGTCGCAACGTGAGTGCCGCCGAACTCGTACGGGCCGAAGACGCGATCGGTCTCGCCCGACACTTCCACCGGCGGCGAGTTACCCGACTCTGCCCGCGGCTGGTAGACCGCGAGCGACCACTCGCCATCTGCCTCGACGTCGACGACGTACGTCCCGGCCTCGACCGCCGCCGCGCGCTCGCCCTCGTAGGGTTCGAGCTGGTTCTGAAAGAGGTCGCCGACGTCACCCTCCTCGGGAACGAACTCGACGATGAAGGTGCCGATTTCGGGACCATCGTACGCGGCCCGGACGACGGTCAGGCCGCCGTCGATCTCGATGCCCTCGCGAATCTCCGACCCCTCGCCCTCGAACTCGAACGGATCGGGCTCGAAGTCGTCCGGAACGAACGGTGGCCACTCCGATTCGTCGCTCTCCTCGTCGCCGGACCCCTCCTGCGCCCCGGCGGAGCCGAGCGCGAGGAGCGTCGTACCACTCGTCGCGACGATGTACTGTCGCCTTTTCATGTTGTATGCTAGCACGCCAAAAGACGTAACGTTTCCCCGCAACGCACGTGAGCGTCAGGCATTCCTGGTAGTGTCGTCCGACAAACACCGGATCCGTTCGGCGGATCCAAAGTCGATTCGGCGGGTGCGCGAGTCGGGACGGATCAGTCCCGGGGCGAATTCGTCGACCGGCGCTCGAAGAGGACGTTGTTGACGGCCTCGAAGACCACCGCGTCGGCCCCATCGACGACGGTCCGCTCCGTCGTGACGATGCCGCGGGACGGATCGCTCTCGGAGACACGCCGGTCGAGTACCTCGATGTGGGTCGTCAGTCTGTCACCCGGCCGGACGGGGCGCGGAAAGCGGACCGACTCGAACCCGAGACTGCCGATGATGTGCGATCGGCCGTAGAGGCCGTCGACCACCTGACTCTGTGAGAGCGCCATCGTCTGGATCCCGCTGGCGATGAGTCCGCCGTAGCGCGACTCGCTCGCGGCGCCGGCGTCCGTGTGAAACGAGAGCGGGTCGTACCGCGTTGCGAACTCGACGATGTCGTCTTCGTCGACGCGGACCGGGTCGAACTCGTACGTCTCCCCGACGCGGAAGTCCTCGTACCACAACTCGTCCATATACTCCGATTGCCAGTACCGGCACATAGGTCTTCGCCACCCTCGGCCGCCGGTCACAGCCACACGCCGACGAAATACAGCGGGACGTAACTGGCGAGGGCCCACCAGGGCTCGTGGCGGACCGTCCGGAGGCCGATCGATCGCGAGTAGTCGGCGTGATCGTGCGCCAGCGCGTGGAATCGCGGTCGACCGAGGACGGCGTACAGCGGCAGAAGTGGACCGAGCACCGGAACACTGTAGCCGATCAACACTCCGACCGTTCCGAGGAGCGCGGCGTGGACCTCGTTGATCGTGATCGGGTGGCCGAACAGCCGGGCCAGCGCCTCGTCACCCTCGTCCAGACGGTTCTCGGCGGTCGCGGGCTGGCTCACGCTCGTTCTGGCGTTCGCCCGCGTCCGGATAAATAATTACCGTTATATGTCGTTTCGTGATATTTCCGACCAGGCGGCGGATACCGGTCCTTTCACGGGTCAACGGTCCGTTCACGAATCAGCAGTCTTTCACGAGTCGGTCAGGACGACCCGCGCGCCCGGCGCGTTTCGCTTCACACTCTCTAGACCCCTCCTGGCTCCGTCTTTTCGGTCGTAGCCCTCGCCGCTGTCGGCGATGATGTTGCCGTTGTCGTGGACGAGTCGCCAGCGCCACTCGCCGACGCCGTCGCGGTAGAGTTCGAAACGAGCCTTGCTCTCGGTATCGCCACCGTCCGCGACGATCGACTCGTCGACCTGAACGCCACCCGATCCGGAACGGTGTTCGCCGTCCTCGTCGGGAATCGTGCATCGGTCACGCACCATACCGGTACGACGTGCCGACACCCGAAAGAACCCGGCCTTCCGGAATCAGGCCGCCGCGACCGTCCTATCCGCACTCGTCGAGCGCTCGGGTCTGAGCCCTCGGGCGAACCGAGGTCGGGCGAATCAGCCGTCCGCCGACATGGACGCACCGTCCCCTACCGACCACTCGAGTTCGACCTCGAGTTCCGCCTCGCCCTCGGCGACCTCGTACTCGACCTCGAGTTCGAAACGGTCCGGGATCGTCGCCGTGAAGCCGTTCTCCCCCTCGATGGCGATCTCGCCGTCCTCGACGCCGGCGGCGACCTCTCGCAGAATCGCGGCGCCGTCAGCGCGATTCATCACGCGCTCGCCTTCGTGTTCGGTCTCCTCGGACGCTTCGATCTCGGTGTCGGCTTCGTCGTCTGGCATACCGCGGAATCCGACCCGCTCGTACAAAATACCACACGTCAGGACCCTCCGTCAGTATCCCAGCCTCGTGGCGTGTCGGTGCGATCCGTCCGGCTGCTAGTGTCGGTCTGGAAGGAGCCGTTCGAGTTTGTGGATCGTCTATTCTACGGAACGTCCGTGCCAGAACAGTCGAACCAGGCTCGGTCACAGTCGAATCACGCCAGATCACAGTCGAACCAGGCTCGATCACTATCGAACCTGGCCCGATCGACGTCCGATTTCGCGACCCGATGAACGTGGTCGGATCGCACTCCCGCTGCTCGTCGGCCTGTATTCGGCCAGGGAGTCGACCTCCCGTCGGACACGACGGCCGTGATGAACGCACCCGGTTCCAGCTTGCGCACCATGTCGCCGCCTGATCCACGTCGGTCTCGACCATCGAACCCGCCGCAACGTGGTACTAACCATCGGTTCGTGGTTGGTGGAGACGATGCGATACGTCGAAATCGCGATCCCCGAGGGGCGGCGCGGGGCCGTCCTCAGCGTCCTCGACGATGCGGGAATCAACTACGTCATGAGCGACGAGACCAGCGGGGCCCAGTACAGTTCTGTCGTCCGGTTTCCCCTCCCGACGAACGCGGTCGAACCGGTGCTCGACGATCTGGCGCAGGTGGACCTCGAAGACGCCCACGTCGTCGTGGTCAACGCCGAGACGGTCGTCTCCGAGGCGTTCGACGAGGTCCGCGACCAGTACAGCGGGAGCGGTGCAGGCGGGGCGCGCACGTCCCGACAGGTGCTGCGGACGAAGGCCGACGAGTTCACACCTGCGCTGTCGATCTACCTCGTCATGCTGTTGATCAGCGCCGTGGTCGCGACAGCGGGGCTACTGGCCGACTCTCCGGCAGTCGTCGTCGGCTCGATGGTCATCGCGCCCTTACTCGGTCCATCGCTCGCGGCCAGCGTCGGTATCGTCACAGGCGACGACGCCCTTCGACGCGGCGGCTTTCGCTACCAGGCCCTCGGCGTGAGTGTCGTCGTCTTCGCCTCTATCGGCCTCGCGACGCTCGCTCGTCTGGCCGGTCTCGAGCCCGCCGGCGTGGACATCGTCCTCGTCGCGGAGTTAGAAGAGCGCGTCTCGCCGAACCTGTTCTCGGTACTGGTCGCCCTGGGGGCCGGCGTCGCCGGCATCCTGAGTCTCACCCGCGGGTTCTCCGAGGCCATCGTCGGCGTGATGATCGCCGCCGCGCTCATCCCACCCGCGGCGGCCGTCGGCATCACGACCGCCTGGGGGATGAACGGCGCCGCGCTCGGCGCCCTGATCCTCGTCACGGTGAACCTGCTCTCGATCAACCTGGCGGCGCTGGTGACCCTCTGGGTCGCCGGCTACCGGCCCCAGGGCCTCTTCGAGGTGGCGCCGACCCGAGGGGCGACGATGCGGTACATCGCCGTCTTCGCGGTCGGCCTGTTGGTGCTGGCGGTACCCCTCGCCGGATTGACGCTGAACGACTTCCAGACGACGGAACTCGAGGCGACCGCCCAGGACGAAGTCGAGCAGCTCCTCGACGACCCGCAGTACAACGAGGTGACGAACGACGACGTGACGGTCGTACTAGACGACGATTACCCAGCCCGATCGGTCGAGCGCGTGATCGTCGTGGTCAAGGGGTTCGATCCCGGGCCGGACCCGCAACTCAGTGACCGGATCTACGAGGCCATCAGCGAGGAGACGGACGCGGCGTTCCTCGTGGAAGTGCAGTACGTCGTCGCCGAGGAACGTGGTGAGGCGAGTGCGGAGCGGAACGTTCGGACGGTAGCGGTTGACGAGTGAAGTTGGGGATACGTTCAGCCTGACGGGAGGACAGCTCACGGCGTTCACCACGGGAAGAATCCGTACAGCCGACTCTCTACCGATACTCCCGGAGGCCAGGGTTCCGCCACGTCGGGTTCACTCCGGACGATAGCGAACCGTTGGTCCCCGCTGCTACTCGATCACTCGCCGGACTCGTTACCCGCCGACTCGTTGCCGTCGTTGTCTTCGATCGATTCGTTGTCCGTCCCGTCGTCCACGGATTCGTTCCCGCCGTCTACCGTCTCGTTTCCGGCACCGTCCACGGACTCGTCGTCGGTTTCGTTGTCACCTCCATCGTCGTCGGCTGCGTCGTCGTCCATCTCGTCGTCTTCCTCGCCGTCGGAGTCCTCGTCATCTGCTTCTTCTTCGCTCCCGACCGCGTCCTCGTGCGGTTCGATGGTCTCGCCTTCACCCTCGGGGACGATGCGCCAGACTTCGCCGGTCTCGCCGTCGGTGTAGCGCGCGGTGGTCAGGACGTAGAGTTCGTCGTCGTGGTCGCGACCGAACGCGAGGACGAAGCGGTTGATCCGATCGTTCGGCGCATCCGAGACCGAGAGCTCTTGAATCTCCCAGAGATCGTCCTCGGATCGGTCGGCGGACGGTTCGTACTCTGCGACCGGGGAGGCGAACAGTGACCCGTCAGGCGACCCGAACCCTCGGCTCCAGTCGCCGTAGACGTACATGTCCTGCAATTCCGAGGCGGCCTCGCCCTCGTAGACGTAGCCGCCGGTGATCGAGATCCCGAACGACTCGCCGTCGACGAGGTGTGGGTACTGGATCACCGGGTCGAGCAGGTCCTCGCCGCCGCGGACGTCTTCGGGTGTCGCGTTCGGACAGTCCTCGCCGGGTTCGCCCGGGTTCTCGGTGCTGAAGCACTCGATCCCCTCCTTGACGTTCCAGCCGTAGTTGCCGCCGTTCTCGACGATGTTGACTTCCTCGAAGAGGTTCTGCCCCACGTCGGCGACGTAGAAGTTCCCCTCGCTGTCGAAGGAGAGGCGCCACGGGTTGCGCAGCCCCCACGCGTAGTACTCGTCGAACCCCGCGTCGCTTTCGACGAACGGGTTGTCGTCGGGGATGCCGTACGGCCGGTCACCGTCGCCATCGGCGTCGACGTCGATCCGGTGGATTCCACCGAGGAGGGTGTCCGTCGTGTTCTGGGCGTT comes from the Halovivax cerinus genome and includes:
- a CDS encoding lactate utilization protein; its protein translation is MSQQKSDYAPETDIDASLDDLPADETIEETVDTLESNGFDVVVVDSAEHALEAIQSHVPHGATVMNGHSTTLEEIGFVEYLSEGDHEWESLPDEIWSIEDDAERQAARRASQTADYFLGGINAIAETGELVAADRSGSRIGAYPFAASNVVIVSGVNKIVPTLDDALDRLESVAYPLENERAKETYGVDSAMAKQLIFRQELEEGRTTVVLIRAQLGY
- a CDS encoding MaoC family dehydratase, producing the protein MDELWYEDFRVGETYEFDPVRVDEDDIVEFATRYDPLSFHTDAGAASESRYGGLIASGIQTMALSQSQVVDGLYGRSHIIGSLGFESVRFPRPVRPGDRLTTHIEVLDRRVSESDPSRGIVTTERTVVDGADAVVFEAVNNVLFERRSTNSPRD
- a CDS encoding class I SAM-dependent methyltransferase; amino-acid sequence: MDEIRSANRRLWDEWSDDFQALWNANTADGEHPPAPNPFADDAPGGSQPDLLPTVEGLDVVELGCGGGQGSVGAAIDGADTVVGVDFSAAQLEHARHLRNHYGVDARFVRGDVTALPLPDDSFDAAFSGWVFQMVPNLDACLSEAHRVLRPDGVLVFSVPHPVYECFDPETGQFRRSYHADPRRTITIDDAYESDLVVFDRAVGELHDAAEAAGFDVRRVLEPEGDDTGSDDTAADDTGSDDEGDDGPPVSDRQDLTALVPQTLRFWATVR
- a CDS encoding amphi-Trp domain-containing protein — encoded protein: MPDDEADTEIEASEETEHEGERVMNRADGAAILREVAAGVEDGEIAIEGENGFTATIPDRFELEVEYEVAEGEAELEVELEWSVGDGASMSADG
- a CDS encoding HVO_2922 family protein, yielding MVRDRCTIPDEDGEHRSGSGGVQVDESIVADGGDTESKARFELYRDGVGEWRWRLVHDNGNIIADSGEGYDRKDGARRGLESVKRNAPGARVVLTDS
- a CDS encoding PQQ-dependent sugar dehydrogenase, with translation MTHSPPGRDGQRRRRNSSRRRFLQVTAATGAVASLSGVSVAQDDEDNETDDSDGSDEQWGDVVTDGPTIGLELVGEGFTSPVGFEVAPGDDDRYFVVDQLGQIHVLEGASNGDGGPLQRRDEPFLDVSDRMVEVSGGTGEFDERGLLGLAFHPDFQENGRFFVRYSAPPTDDTPEDYDHTAVLAEFTTADDEHSTADPESEERLLEVPEPQFNHNAGAVLFGPDGYLYVPLGDGGNADDVGLGHVEDWYDENDGGNAQNTTDTLLGGIHRIDVDADGDGDRPYGIPDDNPFVESDAGFDEYYAWGLRNPWRLSFDSEGNFYVADVGQNLFEEVNIVENGGNYGWNVKEGIECFSTENPGEPGEDCPNATPEDVRGGEDLLDPVIQYPHLVDGESFGISITGGYVYEGEAASELQDMYVYGDWSRGFGSPDGSLFASPVAEYEPSADRSEDDLWEIQELSVSDAPNDRINRFVLAFGRDHDDELYVLTTARYTDGETGEVWRIVPEGEGETIEPHEDAVGSEEEADDEDSDGEEDDEMDDDAADDDGGDNETDDESVDGAGNETVDGGNESVDDGTDNESIEDNDGNESAGNESGE
- a CDS encoding TIGR00341 family protein translates to MRYVEIAIPEGRRGAVLSVLDDAGINYVMSDETSGAQYSSVVRFPLPTNAVEPVLDDLAQVDLEDAHVVVVNAETVVSEAFDEVRDQYSGSGAGGARTSRQVLRTKADEFTPALSIYLVMLLISAVVATAGLLADSPAVVVGSMVIAPLLGPSLAASVGIVTGDDALRRGGFRYQALGVSVVVFASIGLATLARLAGLEPAGVDIVLVAELEERVSPNLFSVLVALGAGVAGILSLTRGFSEAIVGVMIAAALIPPAAAVGITTAWGMNGAALGALILVTVNLLSINLAALVTLWVAGYRPQGLFEVAPTRGATMRYIAVFAVGLLVLAVPLAGLTLNDFQTTELEATAQDEVEQLLDDPQYNEVTNDDVTVVLDDDYPARSVERVIVVVKGFDPGPDPQLSDRIYEAISEETDAAFLVEVQYVVAEERGEASAERNVRTVAVDE